One Hevea brasiliensis isolate MT/VB/25A 57/8 chromosome 5, ASM3005281v1, whole genome shotgun sequence genomic region harbors:
- the LOC110646704 gene encoding alpha carbonic anhydrase 7, producing MKQQRSYLFFSASLIFVLLFSYLASLAAEDHQVEVEDEREFDYAPGSKKGPEHWGELKKDWASCKSGNLQSPIDMSNRRVKVIRNSGGLKRNYKPSYSILKNRGHDISLQWGEHKAGSIEINGNEYFLQQCHWHSPSEHSINGRRYDMELHMVHINTDPNGKYNITVVGQLYKIGPPDAFLSKLLRDIKDMNDRKQERHMGVVDPSEIKLDVKQYYRYLGSLTVPPCTEGVIWTISKKIRTVSEGQVKALRDAVHDYAARNARPVQPLNKREIKLYGAED from the exons ATGAAGCAACAGCGATCATACCTGTTCTTTTCTGCTAGTCTAATCTTTGTCCTCCTTTTTTCATATCTAGCATCACTTGCAGCTGAAGATCATCAAGTTG AGGTGGAGGATGAGAGAGAGTTCGATTATGCTCCAGGAAGTAAGAAAGGACCAGAACACTGGGGAGAGCTTAAAAAAGACTGGGCTTCTTGCAAGTCTGGAAATTTGCAATCTCCCATTGATATGTCTAATCGAAGAGTTAAGGTTATCAGAAATTCTGGAGGACTCAAGAGGAATTACAAGCCTTCTTATTCTATACTCAAGAATCGAGGCCATGATATTTCA CTGCAGTGGGGGGAACACAAGGCTGGATCAATAGAGATAAATGGGAACGAGTATTTTCTCCAACAATGCCATTGGCACTCTCCTTCTGAGCACTCCATCAATGGCAGGAG GTATGATATGGAACTTCACATGGTTCATATAAACACAGACCCCAATGGGAAATACAACATTACTGTCGTTGGTCAACTATACAAGATTGGTCCACCCGATGCTTTCCTCTCCAag TTGCTGAGAGATATTAAGGACATGAATGATCGCAAACAAGAGAGACACATGGGAGTGGTCGATCCAAGCGAGATAAAGTTGGATGTCAAGCAATATTACAGATATTTGGGTTCCCTCACTGTTCCTCCTTGCACTGAAGGTGTTATTTGGACCATAAGCAAGAAG ATAAGGACTGTTTCAGAAGGCCAAGTTAAAGCTCTCAGAGATGCCGTCCATGAT TATGCAGCAAGAAATGCAAGACCAGTTCAACCACTCAATAAACGAGAGATCAAGCTCTATGGAGCAGAGGATTAA
- the LOC110650636 gene encoding uncharacterized protein LOC110650636 → MSDEESDYAPSDDLWTDSDLDKEGGVRYPDFNSERNMQDPTFKVGMRFKNKNEFKEACRTYGIKNRFQIHFPKNDHQRVLAKCYKSCGWKIYASKKNPKDSNDPTMQIKSANLTHNCGKDFSNFHVTSKWLAETYLETYRMDPHWSLSGLVQRVKEDWSLSINRMKAWRAREWAQKAINGNEQEQYGRLYDYREEILRTNLDTTFEFITDRGVFEGLYICLGPLKKAFNAGCRNLICLDGCWLKGTYGGQLLSVVTIDPNDCIFSIAYAVVKIENDQNRKWFLEHLKDDMQMHNSHS, encoded by the coding sequence ATGAGTGATGAGGAATCAGATTATGCACCTTCTGATGATCTATGGACAGATTCTGATTTAGACAAGGAAGGTGGGGTTAGGTACCCTGATTTTAATTCAGAGAGAAATATGCAAGATCCTACTTTCAAAGTAGGTATGCGTTTTAAAAATAAGAATGAATTTAAGGAAGCTTGTAGAACCTATGGTATTAAGAATAGGTTTCAAATTCACTTCCCTAAGAATGATCATCAACGGGTTCTTGCAAAATGCTACAAATCATGTGGATGGAAGATCTATGCAAGCAAAAAGAATCCCAAAGACTCAAATGATCCTACTATGCAGATTAAGAGTGCCAACTTAACACATAATTGTGGAAAAGACTTCAGTAACTTTCATGTGACATCCAAATGGTTAGCTGAAACTTATTTGGAGACTTATAGGATGGATCCACATTGGAGCTTATCAGGGTTAGTACAAAGGGTGAAAGAAGATTGGAGTTTAAGCATAAATAGGATGAAGGCATGGAGGGCCAGAGAATGGGCACAAAAAGCAATAAATGGAAATGAGCAAGAACAATATGGTAGACTTTATGACTATAGAGAGGAGATACTCAGAACCAACCTAGACACTACATTTGAGTTTATCACTGATAGAGGTGTTTTTGAGGGATTGTACATTTGTTTAGGGCCATTGAAAAAGGCATTTAATGCTGGTTGTAGGAATTTGATATGCTTGGATGGATGTTGGCTCAAAGGCACATATGGAGGTCAACTATTATCCGTTGTCACTATTGACCCTAATGATTGCATATTTTCAATTGCATATGCAGTTGTTAAAATAGAAAATGATCAAAACCGGAAATGGTTCCTTGAGCATCTTAAGGATGATATGCAAATGCATAACAGTCATAGCTAG